One window of the Chitinophaga niabensis genome contains the following:
- a CDS encoding DUF5017 domain-containing protein, translating to MQHKFLWLICMGLALGACSDKLGELEDPVFDVKVTKTTFKVNEPVVFTISGVQDNISLYSGEGFNDYAFKDGRKIVVTGKGATLDFSTQLAGTGTQTGQVSVWLSDNYNGKDDFASVKAANWTDITSSFTLATTTTNVASGKLDISTWIDADKPVYLGFRYITKPQAVNGLARIWWIQNMAVRSKAPFVGTQELLIANQENIGFRTINQFPVDAPAQNTITASRVTLLGNKYKDPNDSIYNRNYSLYNPLNPIYDPKSPVYQPSARIPVFVPYDPASPYNDPLTETWVISKPLQGDTVSLGPDRAISVKGINTDAVEEYVYTYKTPGNYKVYFIAYNHNKEETKTVVKQLDLTITP from the coding sequence ATGCAACATAAATTCTTGTGGTTAATATGCATGGGCCTCGCTCTGGGCGCATGCTCCGATAAGCTGGGCGAACTGGAAGATCCGGTATTCGATGTGAAGGTCACAAAAACAACCTTTAAGGTAAATGAGCCGGTGGTATTCACTATCAGTGGCGTGCAGGATAATATTTCCTTATATTCCGGAGAAGGCTTTAACGATTACGCATTTAAAGATGGCCGTAAAATAGTAGTGACCGGTAAAGGTGCTACACTGGATTTCAGCACGCAGCTGGCAGGTACCGGCACACAAACAGGCCAGGTGTCCGTATGGCTGTCTGATAACTACAACGGCAAGGATGATTTTGCAAGCGTAAAAGCGGCCAACTGGACGGATATAACCAGCAGCTTTACCCTCGCTACTACCACTACGAACGTAGCCTCCGGTAAGCTGGACATCAGTACATGGATAGATGCAGATAAGCCTGTTTATCTCGGCTTCAGGTACATTACAAAGCCCCAGGCTGTTAACGGCCTCGCACGGATATGGTGGATCCAGAACATGGCAGTAAGGAGCAAAGCTCCTTTTGTAGGAACACAGGAGCTGCTGATCGCAAACCAGGAGAATATTGGTTTCAGGACCATCAATCAGTTCCCGGTAGATGCACCTGCGCAAAACACCATTACTGCATCCAGGGTCACTTTATTGGGGAATAAATATAAAGATCCGAACGATTCCATTTACAATCGGAATTATTCGCTCTATAATCCCCTTAACCCTATCTATGATCCCAAGAGCCCTGTTTACCAGCCATCGGCAAGGATACCGGTATTTGTTCCATACGATCCAGCCAGCCCTTATAACGATCCGCTGACGGAAACATGGGTGATCTCCAAACCACTTCAGGGAGATACGGTAAGTCTCGGACCTGATAGGGCTATTTCCGTAAAGGGTATTAACACAGATGCTGTAGAGGAATATGTATATACTTATAAAACTCCTGGAAATTATAAAGTTTATTTCATAGCTTATAATCACAATAAGGAAGAAACGAAAACAGTGGTGAAGCAGCTCGATCTGACCATCACGCCCTGA
- a CDS encoding sugar MFS transporter: protein MSKNAKISVESLSRKQVVISIAIIGVMFFMFGFVSWVNAILIPYFKIACELSHSQAYLVTFAFYISYFIMSVPASYLLKATGFKKGMMVGFWIMAFGAFLFVPAAATRTYAIFLIALFILGTGLAILQTAANPYITILGPKERAAQRISIMGICNKAAGILAPLIFAAVVLKATDTDLFKQLPGMDAVQKAAALDELISRVIVPYICVGVFLFLLGLMIRFSPLPDIDTDEESPEQQRANEGKSKIMQFPHLVLGAIAIFLHVGTQVIAIDTIIGYAGSMNISLLEAKVFPSYTLFCTICGYIIGIIIIPRFISQVNALRVCTILGTLFSLLIIFTNGQVNFLGHQANISIWFVVLLGLANSLIWAGIWPLALDGLGKFTKVGASVLIMGLSGNAILPQIYGLFADTHGLRQAYWVLIPCYLYLVFYAVYGHRVRYWSANKRSSEGNVAIQ, encoded by the coding sequence ATGAGTAAAAACGCAAAAATCTCTGTAGAATCACTCAGCCGTAAGCAGGTGGTGATTTCCATTGCCATCATCGGTGTGATGTTCTTCATGTTTGGATTCGTGTCATGGGTGAATGCTATTCTCATCCCATATTTCAAGATTGCCTGTGAGTTAAGTCATTCTCAGGCATACCTGGTCACTTTTGCTTTCTACATTTCCTATTTCATCATGTCTGTACCTGCTTCCTATCTGTTGAAGGCAACGGGTTTCAAAAAAGGGATGATGGTAGGTTTCTGGATCATGGCATTTGGGGCATTCCTTTTTGTACCTGCCGCGGCTACGCGCACTTATGCCATTTTCCTGATCGCTTTGTTTATCCTGGGTACAGGCCTGGCTATCCTGCAAACGGCTGCCAATCCTTATATTACCATATTAGGGCCTAAGGAAAGAGCAGCACAGCGGATCAGTATCATGGGTATCTGTAACAAAGCAGCCGGTATCCTGGCTCCATTGATCTTCGCAGCGGTAGTGCTGAAAGCTACGGATACAGACCTGTTCAAACAGTTGCCTGGTATGGATGCCGTACAGAAGGCGGCAGCATTGGATGAATTGATCAGCCGGGTAATTGTGCCTTACATCTGTGTAGGTGTTTTTCTTTTCCTGCTGGGCCTCATGATCCGTTTTTCTCCTTTACCGGATATTGATACGGACGAAGAATCTCCTGAACAGCAACGTGCAAATGAAGGCAAATCAAAGATCATGCAGTTCCCGCACCTGGTGCTGGGAGCCATTGCTATATTCCTGCATGTAGGTACACAGGTAATAGCGATAGATACCATTATTGGTTATGCAGGTTCAATGAATATCTCTTTGCTGGAGGCAAAAGTATTTCCTTCTTATACTTTGTTCTGCACCATTTGCGGATATATCATAGGCATCATAATTATACCCCGCTTCATCAGCCAGGTGAATGCATTGAGGGTTTGTACGATACTGGGCACCTTGTTTTCCCTGCTTATTATTTTCACGAACGGGCAGGTGAACTTCCTGGGGCATCAGGCAAATATTTCCATCTGGTTTGTAGTGTTGCTGGGATTAGCCAACTCATTGATATGGGCAGGCATCTGGCCACTGGCGCTCGATGGTTTGGGCAAGTTTACAAAAGTAGGGGCATCCGTATTGATCATGGGATTAAGCGGTAATGCTATCCTGCCACAGATCTACGGACTGTTTGCAGATACACATGGATTAAGGCAGGCATACTGGGTATTGATCCCCTGTTATCTCTACCTGGTGTTCTATGCGGTGTATGGTCACCGTGTGAGATATTGGTCTGCCAACAAACGCAGCAGTGAAGGAAACGTCGCTATTCAATAA
- the nagA gene encoding N-acetylglucosamine-6-phosphate deacetylase, whose protein sequence is MKLRKIYNARIVTPAKVIPNGSILIRGNRIVGIEEGNIEAAGAEEWDAHGNYVMPGFIDIHVHGGGGDDFMDGEEEGFLKIARTHLQYGTTAMLPTTLTSDKAGILKTVQCYQRAVAKNKTGAQFLGMHLEGPYFSMEQRGAQDPEYIRNPDPAEYEEIIQVAAGAVKRWSAAPELPGANAFARFLVKQGILPSLAHTDAIYEEALEGFKNGYTLATHLYSGMSGVTRRNAFRYAGVIETAFLLDEMDVEIIADGKHLPAALLKLIYKIKGPGRIALITDAMRGAAMPEGRSILGNKQSGMKVIIEEGVAKLPDRTAFAGSVATANELVRNMVNLAEVPVHEAVQMITSTPARIVGVEDRKGRLTEGMDADITICDAAFNVQAVMVMGEFLYEKL, encoded by the coding sequence ATGAAATTAAGAAAGATTTATAATGCCCGCATTGTTACACCTGCCAAAGTGATCCCGAACGGGAGCATACTGATCAGGGGAAACAGGATAGTGGGGATAGAGGAAGGAAATATCGAAGCCGCAGGAGCAGAAGAATGGGATGCACATGGGAATTATGTGATGCCGGGTTTTATTGACATTCATGTACATGGCGGCGGCGGGGACGATTTCATGGATGGGGAAGAAGAAGGCTTTTTAAAGATAGCCCGTACGCATCTGCAATATGGAACCACAGCCATGCTGCCTACCACACTTACAAGTGATAAGGCAGGTATACTGAAAACCGTTCAATGTTATCAGCGCGCAGTAGCTAAAAATAAAACAGGCGCACAGTTCCTGGGTATGCACCTGGAAGGCCCGTACTTTTCAATGGAACAGCGCGGTGCACAGGACCCTGAGTACATCCGCAATCCTGATCCCGCGGAGTATGAAGAGATCATACAGGTAGCTGCCGGTGCTGTCAAAAGATGGAGTGCAGCGCCTGAATTACCGGGTGCCAATGCATTTGCGCGTTTCCTGGTGAAACAGGGCATACTGCCTTCCCTCGCACATACAGATGCTATTTATGAAGAAGCGCTGGAAGGATTTAAGAATGGGTATACACTGGCCACACATTTATATTCTGGTATGTCTGGCGTTACCCGCAGAAATGCTTTCCGTTATGCAGGTGTCATAGAAACTGCTTTTCTACTGGATGAAATGGATGTGGAGATCATTGCCGATGGCAAACATCTTCCTGCCGCTTTATTAAAACTGATCTATAAGATCAAAGGCCCCGGCCGCATTGCACTCATTACAGACGCTATGCGTGGTGCGGCTATGCCGGAAGGGCGCAGCATCCTGGGCAACAAACAATCCGGTATGAAAGTGATCATTGAAGAGGGTGTTGCCAAACTGCCGGACAGAACTGCATTTGCAGGAAGTGTAGCCACCGCCAATGAACTGGTACGTAACATGGTGAACCTGGCAGAAGTGCCTGTGCATGAAGCTGTACAAATGATCACCTCCACTCCCGCAAGGATAGTAGGGGTAGAGGACAGAAAGGGAAGATTAACGGAAGGCATGGATGCAGACATTACCATTTGTGATGCTGCTTTCAATGTACAGGCCGTAATGGTAATGGGAGAGTTTTTATATGAGAAATTATGA
- a CDS encoding glucosamine-6-phosphate deaminase has translation MIRKFKKDKLEVRLYEDRAASGSDAARCVIEKVQELLAVQPQVNIIFAAAPSQNEFLQALRKAPLEWERINAFHMDEYIGLKGNAPERFGSFLYNAIFGKVPFRSVHYLNGNEQDITRYSDLLTQYPTDIVCMGIGENAHIAFNDPPVADFNDPYRVKVVELDEACRIQQVNDKCFATFADVPTHAITLTIPALMAARFVYCIVPGPTKANAVYNTLHGELRESVPATALREHENAIMFIDQKSGSLLAGLDV, from the coding sequence ATGATACGGAAATTTAAGAAAGACAAGCTGGAAGTACGGCTGTATGAAGATCGCGCAGCATCTGGCAGCGATGCAGCCCGTTGCGTGATAGAAAAAGTACAGGAGCTATTGGCTGTTCAGCCGCAGGTGAATATCATCTTTGCAGCAGCACCCTCTCAGAACGAATTCCTGCAGGCATTGCGGAAAGCGCCATTAGAATGGGAGCGGATCAATGCCTTTCACATGGATGAATACATCGGGTTGAAAGGAAATGCACCGGAACGTTTCGGCAGTTTTCTTTACAATGCCATATTCGGAAAGGTACCTTTCCGTTCTGTTCATTACCTGAATGGCAATGAGCAGGACATCACCCGGTACAGCGATCTGCTGACACAGTATCCAACAGATATTGTATGTATGGGTATTGGCGAAAATGCACACATCGCATTCAACGATCCGCCGGTGGCAGATTTTAACGATCCATACCGGGTGAAGGTAGTAGAACTGGATGAAGCATGCCGCATACAACAGGTGAATGATAAATGTTTCGCCACCTTTGCAGATGTACCTACACACGCTATTACGTTAACCATACCAGCATTGATGGCCGCCAGGTTTGTTTATTGCATTGTGCCCGGTCCCACAAAAGCAAACGCAGTATACAACACGCTGCATGGGGAATTAAGGGAATCAGTACCGGCTACTGCATTGAGGGAACATGAAAACGCTATAATGTTCATAGATCAGAAGAGCGGAAGTTTGCTTGCTGGCCTTGATGTTTAA
- a CDS encoding mandelate racemase/muconate lactonizing enzyme family protein, with translation MKTIRVVNTGAEFEREKLNGPFGFKGAYLSELWQAVSKLKATSGESAIGVATQSILYADADLFVNNTEPGGNALMFVLVNEALKLVKETPFQHPVELMEKIMPALQETAKRVTGKEDLNQNFIYNAMVSIDNAAWLLYAKENGITSFDDMVPAPYQSALKHHNKRIAIMYQVPYDMPMSHLVNAMKEGYFVIKIKTGFPGSQEVMLARDMERLTQIHQTLKDYRTPHTANGKLIYTMDANGRYETKSLLLKYLDHAKKIGALDQVLLYEEPFVGSNDEEVGDLGIRIAADESVHVVADAEKRIAQGYGALVLKGIAKTLSQSMKIAAFAQEFNIPCLCADLTVNPVLVEWHKNLAARIAPFPGIGMGLMETNGDLNYENWEKMTGYQKLAGASWMQRKNGVFELNQDFYNTSGGIYEVPRHYEEMFIS, from the coding sequence ATGAAAACGATCAGGGTTGTAAATACAGGTGCAGAATTTGAACGGGAGAAACTGAACGGGCCGTTTGGCTTCAAGGGAGCTTACCTTTCTGAACTCTGGCAGGCAGTATCAAAGTTAAAAGCCACCTCCGGCGAAAGTGCCATTGGTGTAGCCACGCAAAGTATCCTGTATGCGGATGCGGACCTCTTTGTGAATAATACGGAACCAGGCGGGAATGCGCTCATGTTTGTGCTGGTGAATGAAGCCCTGAAGCTGGTAAAGGAAACACCTTTTCAGCACCCGGTAGAGTTGATGGAAAAGATCATGCCTGCCTTACAGGAAACGGCAAAGCGGGTTACGGGGAAAGAGGACCTGAATCAGAATTTTATATACAACGCCATGGTGAGCATAGACAATGCTGCCTGGTTGTTGTACGCTAAAGAAAATGGGATCACTTCCTTTGATGACATGGTGCCAGCTCCTTACCAGTCAGCACTTAAGCATCATAATAAACGGATCGCCATTATGTACCAGGTGCCGTACGACATGCCAATGTCCCACCTGGTGAATGCTATGAAAGAAGGCTACTTTGTTATAAAAATTAAAACCGGGTTTCCGGGATCGCAGGAAGTGATGCTGGCGCGTGATATGGAAAGGCTCACGCAGATCCATCAAACACTGAAAGACTACAGAACGCCGCATACCGCCAATGGCAAACTCATTTACACCATGGATGCAAACGGCCGGTATGAAACAAAATCCTTGCTGCTAAAATACCTGGACCATGCAAAGAAGATCGGCGCACTGGATCAGGTGCTGTTGTATGAAGAACCTTTTGTGGGATCCAATGATGAGGAGGTGGGAGATCTGGGCATCCGCATTGCAGCAGATGAAAGTGTGCATGTAGTGGCAGATGCAGAGAAAAGGATAGCGCAGGGCTACGGTGCACTGGTGCTGAAGGGTATTGCCAAAACACTAAGCCAGTCCATGAAGATTGCGGCTTTTGCACAGGAGTTTAACATTCCCTGCCTTTGTGCAGACCTTACGGTGAACCCGGTATTGGTTGAATGGCATAAGAATCTGGCTGCAAGGATAGCGCCCTTTCCGGGTATTGGAATGGGCCTCATGGAAACCAACGGGGACCTGAATTATGAGAACTGGGAAAAGATGACCGGTTATCAAAAGTTAGCAGGCGCTTCCTGGATGCAAAGGAAGAATGGCGTGTTTGAACTCAACCAGGATTTCTACAACACCAGCGGTGGCATTTATGAAGTGCCCCGCCATTATGAAGAGATGTTCATTTCTTAA
- a CDS encoding amidohydrolase family protein, producing MSNSMDRRNFVRNMAASASGIILGSTMLAAAEAETAIPPYSPEGRIKKMLGYRKLDAHVHLGLSADLPEVNVDFADRLGIDKMFLSKPVTRGLGTPDEFRACNDVILAAMKKYPNKLAGMLTLNPQYGKESLEEIKRCVGEGMIGVKVYYQVKINDPLFYPIVEKLIDLKMIMLMHAEATLGIAGYRMKYDQKIKPQVSLPENFVEIAARYPEAMFQYAHTGGGPDWEYACKCLRNSPNVYVDVSGSNNENNMVEFAVATLGLERVFFGSDNMYYQSVGKIMDARLTEEQKKKIFFDNYNNILKKGGYHVN from the coding sequence ATGTCAAATTCAATGGACAGGCGGAATTTCGTCAGGAACATGGCAGCATCTGCTTCCGGTATTATCCTGGGAAGTACAATGCTCGCAGCTGCTGAAGCAGAAACCGCTATTCCGCCGTATTCTCCCGAAGGCCGGATCAAAAAAATGTTGGGGTACCGGAAATTAGATGCACACGTGCACCTGGGCCTTTCCGCGGACCTGCCGGAAGTAAATGTGGATTTTGCTGACAGGTTGGGAATAGATAAGATGTTCCTCTCAAAACCCGTGACTAGGGGTTTGGGCACGCCGGATGAATTCCGTGCCTGCAATGATGTGATCCTGGCTGCTATGAAGAAGTATCCAAACAAACTGGCTGGTATGCTCACCCTCAATCCGCAGTATGGAAAGGAATCGCTGGAAGAGATAAAACGTTGTGTGGGAGAAGGTATGATAGGGGTGAAGGTGTATTACCAGGTAAAGATCAATGATCCTTTATTCTACCCCATCGTGGAAAAACTGATAGACCTGAAAATGATCATGCTCATGCATGCGGAAGCTACACTGGGTATTGCCGGTTATCGTATGAAGTATGATCAGAAGATCAAACCACAGGTTTCCCTCCCGGAGAATTTTGTGGAGATCGCTGCAAGATACCCCGAGGCCATGTTCCAGTATGCACATACCGGCGGCGGCCCTGATTGGGAATATGCCTGCAAGTGTCTGCGCAATAGTCCTAATGTATATGTGGATGTTTCCGGCAGCAATAATGAAAATAATATGGTGGAGTTTGCTGTTGCCACATTAGGTTTAGAGAGGGTGTTCTTTGGTTCTGATAACATGTATTATCAGTCTGTGGGTAAGATCATGGATGCCCGTTTAACAGAGGAACAGAAAAAGAAGATCTTCTTCGATAATTACAATAACATCCTGAAAAAAGGAGGCTATCATGTTAATTGA
- a CDS encoding amidohydrolase family protein: protein MLIDINSFVGHWPFKRLHSNNCEGLLGRMNEYGVDLSLVTNIHGIFYKNTQSANEELMEEIRSKKAYKDRFMPFGIINPIYAGWKDDFKTCVEKFGMKAIRVFPGYHDYEIDDPNLVELTKMARDKDVAIVLTMRMVDVRQRSWMDLPKEWSLKDYLPLLKAVPDARYMLMNLATGIALSPEEEALVKSSNVLFDTSGRHIVNFASVFKRFGKERFAFGTHFPILDYYSGLLRIESLRKEEATEADKALFCSGNVSRFLKL, encoded by the coding sequence ATGTTAATTGATATTAATTCGTTTGTAGGCCACTGGCCTTTCAAACGCCTGCATAGTAATAATTGCGAGGGCCTGCTGGGCAGGATGAATGAATACGGGGTGGATCTTTCCCTCGTGACCAATATCCATGGCATTTTCTATAAAAATACCCAGTCCGCCAATGAAGAGCTGATGGAGGAAATACGTTCAAAGAAAGCATATAAGGACCGTTTCATGCCCTTCGGCATCATCAACCCCATTTATGCGGGCTGGAAGGACGACTTTAAAACATGCGTGGAAAAATTCGGGATGAAGGCCATCCGCGTGTTTCCCGGGTACCACGATTACGAAATAGATGATCCAAACCTGGTAGAACTGACCAAAATGGCCAGGGATAAAGATGTGGCCATTGTACTCACCATGCGCATGGTAGATGTACGCCAGCGTTCCTGGATGGACCTGCCAAAGGAATGGTCCCTGAAAGATTACCTGCCATTGCTCAAAGCAGTACCGGATGCCAGGTATATGCTGATGAACCTGGCCACAGGTATAGCCTTGAGCCCGGAAGAAGAGGCGTTGGTAAAGAGCAGCAATGTACTGTTTGATACCTCCGGCCGCCATATCGTGAACTTTGCCTCTGTTTTCAAACGTTTCGGGAAGGAGCGGTTTGCCTTTGGCACTCACTTCCCCATACTGGACTATTACTCCGGCCTGTTGCGGATTGAGAGCTTGCGGAAAGAGGAGGCTACGGAGGCTGATAAGGCACTGTTCTGTTCCGGTAACGTCAGCAGGTTCCTGAAGTTATAA
- a CDS encoding LacI family DNA-binding transcriptional regulator, with product MKLSNKDKDNKNNQLSGIKEIARRANVSIATVDRVIHNRTGIAKKTKEKILDIIKELNYQPNIHARRLALAKQFRIATLIPQRSKETSYWEGPLKGIDTASAEISQYGVVLEKFFYDQDSISSFQQQSQLVLKSKPDGILLAPSFIEESVSFVQKCQKQNIPYVLMDSDLPVEGSLAYIGPQLNASGNLSAHLISYLIGKNDSILIVNISKELDGQHHLLKKEEGFRNYFRTHRWDNKILKININKTDVKSIEKGLSTVFKENPGIKVVFVTNSRVSNVAAFVKDLDRKVILVGYDFVNENIEYIEKGVIDFLICQKPLEQAYKGVMTIYQHLAASAPVEKVTFMPIDIITRENYKFYNY from the coding sequence ATGAAATTATCAAATAAAGACAAAGACAATAAGAATAACCAGCTGTCAGGCATCAAGGAAATTGCCCGCAGAGCAAATGTGTCCATTGCCACGGTAGACCGTGTGATCCACAACAGAACTGGTATCGCCAAGAAAACGAAGGAGAAGATCCTCGATATTATCAAGGAATTAAACTATCAGCCTAATATACATGCCCGGCGCCTGGCCCTGGCTAAACAGTTCAGGATAGCCACGCTCATTCCCCAACGGTCCAAAGAAACCAGTTACTGGGAGGGTCCGCTGAAAGGAATAGACACGGCTTCTGCCGAAATAAGCCAGTATGGCGTAGTGCTGGAGAAATTCTTCTATGACCAGGATTCCATCTCCTCCTTTCAGCAACAGTCGCAACTGGTGCTGAAAAGCAAACCGGATGGCATCCTGCTCGCGCCCTCTTTTATTGAAGAGTCCGTGAGCTTTGTACAGAAATGCCAGAAACAGAACATCCCTTATGTACTGATGGACTCTGATCTGCCGGTTGAAGGAAGCCTAGCCTATATTGGCCCCCAGTTGAACGCCAGCGGTAACCTCTCTGCACACCTCATCAGTTACCTGATCGGGAAAAACGACAGTATCCTGATCGTGAATATCTCTAAGGAGCTGGACGGTCAGCACCATCTGTTGAAGAAAGAAGAAGGTTTCAGGAATTATTTCCGAACCCACCGCTGGGATAACAAGATCCTGAAGATCAATATCAATAAAACAGATGTTAAGTCTATAGAAAAGGGACTGTCCACCGTGTTCAAAGAAAATCCGGGGATCAAAGTAGTGTTCGTCACCAATTCCCGGGTATCCAATGTGGCCGCATTTGTGAAGGACCTGGACAGGAAGGTGATCCTCGTAGGGTACGACTTTGTGAACGAGAACATAGAATATATTGAGAAAGGAGTGATCGACTTCCTGATCTGTCAGAAACCACTCGAGCAGGCTTACAAAGGAGTGATGACCATCTATCAGCACTTGGCTGCCTCCGCACCGGTGGAAAAGGTCACTTTCATGCCTATTGATATCATCACCCGGGAGAATTACAAGTTTTACAATTATTAA
- a CDS encoding Gfo/Idh/MocA family protein: MQKNQPRRQFIKQTLYAGIGAGILSQLPFQAFAGSAKGEAGKRIGIIGLDTSHSIAFTNLLNNPEAGDKLKGYKVAAAYPYGSKDIESSASRIPDYINQVKAKGVQITGSIAELLGMVDVVLLETNDGRLHYEQAMEVIKAGKKLFIDKPIANSMKDAIAIFKAAKEKNVPVFSSSSLRFTAGMEEVKSGKKIGKIIGADTYSPAKLEKTHTDFYWYGIHGVEMLFTAMGTGCKTVTRFYQDNMDVVVGVWGDGRIGTFRGTRAGKALYGGTIFGENGNATYGAFSYESLLNEIILFFETGNPPVPAAETLEICAFIEAAQKSKLNGGKPVSMQEIFRHYNYKPQ, encoded by the coding sequence ATGCAAAAGAATCAACCGCGTAGACAGTTCATCAAACAAACACTATATGCAGGCATCGGTGCAGGCATACTTTCCCAGTTGCCTTTCCAGGCATTTGCCGGTTCCGCAAAAGGAGAAGCAGGTAAACGCATTGGTATCATCGGGTTGGATACTTCTCACAGTATCGCTTTCACCAACTTACTGAACAATCCTGAAGCAGGAGACAAACTCAAAGGATACAAAGTAGCGGCTGCTTATCCTTATGGTAGTAAAGACATTGAAAGCAGTGCCAGCAGAATACCGGATTATATCAACCAGGTAAAAGCAAAAGGTGTGCAGATCACGGGTTCTATTGCGGAGTTACTGGGTATGGTGGATGTGGTGCTGCTGGAAACCAACGATGGCCGTTTGCATTATGAGCAGGCCATGGAAGTGATCAAGGCTGGCAAGAAACTGTTTATAGACAAACCGATTGCCAATAGCATGAAAGATGCCATTGCCATCTTCAAAGCGGCGAAGGAGAAAAATGTACCCGTATTCTCTTCCTCTTCCCTGCGTTTCACGGCAGGTATGGAAGAGGTGAAAAGCGGAAAGAAGATCGGAAAGATCATTGGAGCGGATACATATAGCCCCGCTAAACTTGAAAAAACACATACCGACTTTTACTGGTACGGTATTCACGGCGTGGAAATGTTATTCACGGCCATGGGTACCGGTTGCAAAACGGTCACACGTTTTTACCAGGATAATATGGACGTTGTGGTAGGCGTCTGGGGAGACGGACGGATAGGTACCTTCAGGGGAACCCGTGCCGGCAAAGCACTGTATGGTGGCACCATCTTTGGCGAGAATGGCAATGCCACCTATGGTGCTTTTTCCTATGAAAGCCTGCTGAACGAGATTATCCTCTTCTTTGAAACAGGCAACCCGCCTGTACCCGCAGCAGAAACACTGGAGATCTGTGCTTTTATTGAAGCCGCACAGAAAAGTAAATTGAATGGAGGAAAACCCGTGAGCATGCAGGAGATATTCAGACATTATAATTACAAGCCTCAGTAA